From Saprospiraceae bacterium, one genomic window encodes:
- a CDS encoding asparaginase — protein sequence MNFLINTLKKILLVLLCSSWTHCATSQNLPRIIVLSTGGTIAGQQPNMDKAGYLPGKIPVEELLKNIPSITQKAIIQGEQIASIGSYDMTVDIWIKIALRINEIFVKNEADGIVITHGTDTQEETAYFLNLTVQSDKPVVLTGSMRPATAISADGSKNLYDAIIVASDTSSKGKGVLLCFNENVYDAKNVVKSSTTSVNAFSSPNTGAIGQVYDGKVFYNTKTFNKHNGFSAFDITKLASLPNVEIVYAYAGASDAAINAFINNKVDGIIIAGTGNGSYDKAIRESVNDAVKKGIIVVRSSRVFSGKVTTQYVGQFDDSKFGTIFSDNLNPQKARILLMLALTITKDKNRIQELFLTY from the coding sequence ATGAACTTTTTAATCAACACACTAAAAAAAATACTATTAGTACTTCTTTGTTCCAGTTGGACTCATTGTGCCACATCACAAAATTTACCGCGTATAATTGTGTTATCAACTGGCGGCACAATTGCTGGACAGCAACCGAATATGGATAAGGCAGGTTATTTGCCGGGCAAAATTCCCGTTGAGGAATTACTCAAGAACATTCCTTCAATCACTCAAAAGGCCATTATTCAGGGAGAGCAAATAGCATCGATAGGAAGTTATGATATGACTGTAGACATATGGATAAAAATAGCACTGCGTATCAATGAAATATTTGTTAAGAATGAAGCTGATGGAATTGTAATAACCCATGGTACAGATACGCAAGAAGAAACAGCTTATTTTCTCAATCTTACTGTTCAATCAGATAAACCAGTTGTATTAACTGGATCAATGCGTCCAGCAACAGCCATAAGCGCTGATGGGTCTAAAAATTTATATGATGCCATCATTGTAGCAAGTGATACTAGCAGTAAGGGAAAAGGTGTGCTGTTATGCTTTAATGAGAATGTCTATGATGCTAAAAATGTAGTTAAGTCAAGCACTACCAGTGTGAATGCATTCTCGTCACCAAATACTGGTGCCATAGGACAAGTATATGATGGAAAAGTATTTTATAACACCAAGACATTTAATAAGCATAACGGTTTTAGCGCTTTTGACATCACTAAACTTGCTTCATTACCAAACGTAGAAATTGTTTATGCTTATGCAGGAGCCTCTGATGCGGCAATAAATGCTTTTATCAATAATAAAGTTGACGGGATAATAATAGCGGGGACTGGGAATGGCAGTTATGATAAAGCTATACGAGAATCCGTAAATGATGCAGTTAAAAAAGGCATAATAGTAGTAAGATCATCAAGAGTATTTTCAGGGAAAGTTACCACTCAATATGTAGGACAATTTGACGATTCTAAATTTGGTACAATATTTTCAGATAATCTTAATCCTCAAAAAGCAAGAATACTTTTGATGCTTGCGTTAACCATCACAAAAGACAAAAATAGAATTCAAGAATTGTTTCTGACTTATTGA
- a CDS encoding cupin domain-containing protein: MDKLSFNYEIEFNENHVISKVIVETSFSKEIRILLKSGQVMKEHKTPFPIIIHIIQGNLKLGVQSEMYDMKDGDIIALDGNIPHNLIAVEDSIIRLTLSKHDKVERVKSVLEN, from the coding sequence ATGGACAAATTATCATTTAACTACGAAATTGAATTTAACGAAAACCATGTTATATCAAAGGTTATTGTTGAAACTTCATTTTCAAAAGAAATACGAATTCTTTTAAAAAGTGGACAGGTTATGAAAGAGCATAAGACGCCTTTCCCAATTATAATTCACATAATACAGGGAAATTTAAAATTAGGTGTGCAAAGCGAAATGTATGATATGAAAGATGGCGATATTATTGCATTGGATGGTAACATTCCTCACAATTTAATAGCAGTTGAAGATTCAATTATACGCCTAACTCTATCAAAACATGATAAAGTAGAAAGAGTTAAAAGTGTTCTTGAAAACTAA
- a CDS encoding Crp/Fnr family transcriptional regulator, which translates to MEKIISALARIEPLTTGQQDALLALQPFMKHVTLKKGAYLYQVGEIPDFVVFVEFGILRHIIIDSSENEKILRFYKEKDFIEDCQSFNEQKPVNYSIQALEDCELSYFKFLEVAHLYTDYPEFEKIGRKMMESNAASYGKHLSILLKYNSEERYKFLIQHYPELIKRISVTHLAQYLDMNRVTLSKMRSRILNGKIL; encoded by the coding sequence ATGGAAAAAATTATTTCTGCACTTGCCAGGATAGAACCCTTGACAACTGGTCAACAAGATGCTCTATTAGCACTTCAGCCTTTCATGAAGCATGTTACCTTAAAAAAAGGCGCTTATCTCTATCAGGTAGGCGAAATTCCAGACTTTGTCGTATTTGTTGAATTTGGAATACTTCGTCACATTATTATTGACAGCAGTGAAAATGAAAAAATACTTAGGTTCTACAAGGAGAAAGATTTTATTGAAGACTGCCAATCCTTCAATGAACAAAAACCTGTGAATTATTCAATCCAGGCACTTGAAGACTGTGAACTCAGTTATTTCAAATTTCTGGAGGTGGCACATTTATATACCGACTACCCGGAATTTGAAAAAATAGGTAGGAAAATGATGGAAAGTAACGCAGCATCTTATGGGAAGCATTTATCTATATTATTGAAATATAATTCAGAGGAACGGTATAAGTTTTTAATTCAACACTATCCTGAACTCATAAAAAGAATATCGGTTACCCACTTGGCACAGTACCTTGACATGAACAGAGTCACCTTAAGCAAAATGAGGTCACGAATCCTTAATGGCAAGATTTTGTAG
- a CDS encoding cytochrome c: MDKKNSIKKRRLVIRILKWTGIGLIVLILGFVAFVQLTWDKKHEAPYPEITASRDSAVIARGAYLANSAAHCGACHTSMDEVRLFDEGKKVEFKGGWELSFPGFGTFTGPNITSDNETGIGKYTDAEITRSLRHGVGTDGRALFPMMTFQGMSDEDLTAIISYLRTLPPIQNKVKPFDYGFMYKALLAVGMIKPEGAKEPPPKSVKIEPTAEYGKYLAYNVANCRSCHTEVDMNTGEYIGKDFAGKAYFPPDEFSEGYSYVSPNLTPHQETGIMAGWTEEQFVNRFKHGRVHKGSPMQWGAFSRMNDVELKALYKFFKSLEPVENNIKQIVFAPGEKPE; this comes from the coding sequence ATGGACAAAAAAAACTCCATTAAAAAACGAAGACTGGTTATCAGGATACTGAAATGGACAGGAATAGGACTAATTGTCCTCATTCTTGGTTTTGTTGCATTTGTGCAATTGACCTGGGACAAGAAACACGAAGCTCCTTATCCTGAAATTACAGCCAGTAGAGATTCTGCTGTAATCGCAAGAGGTGCTTATCTTGCAAATAGTGCTGCTCATTGTGGTGCTTGTCACACAAGCATGGATGAAGTTCGATTATTTGACGAAGGGAAAAAGGTCGAGTTCAAAGGTGGTTGGGAATTGTCTTTCCCGGGCTTTGGGACATTTACAGGACCAAACATTACCTCAGATAATGAGACAGGGATAGGAAAATACACAGATGCCGAAATAACGAGGAGCCTTAGACATGGGGTAGGCACGGACGGCAGGGCACTCTTTCCAATGATGACCTTTCAGGGAATGAGTGATGAAGACTTAACCGCAATAATTTCCTATTTGAGGACTTTGCCTCCTATTCAAAATAAAGTGAAGCCATTTGATTATGGGTTCATGTATAAAGCGCTGTTGGCTGTAGGAATGATAAAACCAGAAGGAGCAAAAGAACCTCCACCAAAGTCTGTGAAAATTGAGCCTACGGCTGAGTATGGTAAATACCTTGCGTATAATGTTGCCAATTGCAGGTCATGTCATACTGAAGTGGATATGAATACCGGTGAATACATCGGTAAAGACTTTGCAGGAAAGGCTTATTTTCCACCTGATGAATTTTCAGAAGGATATTCATATGTATCTCCGAATTTAACTCCCCATCAAGAAACCGGAATTATGGCAGGTTGGACTGAAGAGCAATTTGTAAATCGGTTCAAACATGGAAGAGTACACAAAGGCAGTCCTATGCAATGGGGAGCTTTTTCAAGAATGAATGATGTCGAACTTAAAGCATTGTACAAATTCTTCAAGTCTCTCGAACCTGTCGAAAATAATATCAAACAAATTGTATTCGCACCGGGGGAAAAGCCGGAATGA
- a CDS encoding helix-turn-helix transcriptional regulator: MTTEKDKASVRQKEIVAQYLHELDKHLTDLKNGMADKTFEIKDLAELLFVSPKHLSNTIQEVLGKSPCDIYEERLMEISKELLLTTNNTISHIAQTLTFDPSNFTKFFKSYEGKTPKQFRELNSKTELLTK, translated from the coding sequence ATGACAACAGAAAAAGATAAAGCATCTGTAAGACAAAAGGAAATAGTTGCCCAGTATCTTCACGAGCTTGACAAACATTTGACCGACCTTAAAAACGGAATGGCTGACAAAACTTTTGAAATAAAGGATTTGGCTGAATTGCTATTTGTAAGTCCCAAACATTTGAGCAACACTATTCAGGAAGTATTAGGGAAATCGCCCTGCGATATTTATGAAGAGCGGCTTATGGAAATTTCTAAAGAACTTTTGCTTACAACCAACAACACCATCTCACATATCGCACAGACATTAACCTTTGACCCGTCTAACTTCACCAAATTTTTCAAGAGCTATGAAGGCAAAACCCCAAAACAATTTCGTGAACTAAATTCAAAAACTGAACTTCTCACCAAATAA